In Chryseobacterium gleum, a single genomic region encodes these proteins:
- a CDS encoding ArsR/SmtB family transcription factor → MGVTKTEIYTEEQNKLASLLKVLGHPARIAILQYIINQKACICNDLVEELGLAQATISQHLKELKNIGIIKGSIEGKSVCYCINESNWKQFQNEFNLFFNQDVTIKQCC, encoded by the coding sequence ATGGGCGTTACTAAAACAGAAATTTACACAGAAGAACAAAATAAGCTGGCTTCTTTGCTTAAAGTTTTGGGGCATCCGGCAAGAATCGCTATTTTACAGTATATCATCAACCAAAAAGCCTGCATCTGTAATGATCTTGTTGAAGAACTAGGATTGGCACAGGCTACTATTTCCCAGCATTTAAAAGAATTAAAGAATATTGGAATCATCAAAGGTTCTATTGAAGGGAAGTCTGTATGTTACTGTATTAATGAAAGCAACTGGAAGCAGTTTCAGAATGAGTTCAACCTGTTTTTTAATCAGGATGTTACTATAAAACAATGCTGTTAA
- a CDS encoding helix-turn-helix transcriptional regulator — protein sequence MTHPLLFFSTGCFIYIGSAVDTAVHDHHAIQIAISMDDEIEVISSGSVIKNRSVIISSDVPHECRTGNNAFLLINIDPESKIGNGLKNMFLTSQKIAVLPEGIVKELLKDIIPLLSDNESAESVFNRALRFLRELSSTEGNDSMDERIIKLLEILKQKWNEPLKIEDLSALIFLSPGRLIHLFTEQVGIPIRKYMLWAKLLVAVQHLLEGNNMTDSALEAGFSDAPHFNRTFKRMFGQAPSLLLKNSQIIQAYVK from the coding sequence ATGACACATCCGCTGCTGTTTTTTTCTACCGGTTGCTTTATCTATATAGGCAGTGCTGTTGATACTGCTGTTCATGATCATCATGCCATACAGATTGCTATAAGCATGGATGATGAAATAGAAGTGATTTCATCCGGATCGGTTATTAAGAACAGATCAGTTATTATCAGTTCAGATGTGCCACATGAATGCAGAACAGGAAACAATGCATTTCTATTGATCAATATTGATCCTGAAAGCAAAATAGGCAATGGCCTTAAAAACATGTTTCTGACTAGTCAAAAAATAGCAGTTCTGCCAGAAGGTATTGTAAAAGAATTATTAAAAGATATAATTCCGCTGCTTTCTGATAATGAATCTGCAGAGTCTGTTTTTAACCGGGCACTACGGTTTCTCCGTGAACTTTCCAGTACAGAAGGAAATGATAGTATGGATGAAAGGATTATAAAACTTCTGGAAATCCTTAAACAAAAATGGAATGAGCCGTTAAAGATTGAAGACTTATCAGCTTTGATTTTTCTTTCTCCGGGAAGACTCATTCATCTGTTTACAGAACAGGTGGGTATTCCTATCAGGAAGTATATGCTGTGGGCAAAACTTTTAGTGGCAGTACAGCATCTTTTAGAAGGTAATAATATGACAGATTCTGCTCTTGAAGCTGGTTTCTCCGATGCTCCACACTTCAACCGTACATTTAAAAGAATGTTCGGGCAGGCTCCTTCTCTTTTATTGAAGAATAGCCAGATCATACAAGCCTATGTAAAATAG
- a CDS encoding 3',5'-cyclic-nucleotide phosphodiesterase — protein sequence MKKTAVSLLALLLNIVCQAQNFDVIPLGIYGGEQEDNLSAYLVGAPKDNAFLCLDAGTVNAGIRKAIQLKSLDGTTETVLKDQIKGYFVSHGHLDHLSGLIINSPADSKKDIFAIAPVIQILQNHYFITDTWINFADQGQKPILGKYHYNELQEGTEIPAPKTPFFITGYELSHVNPYKSSAALVRRDDHYLLYLGDTGADRIEKSDRLENLWKTIAPLVKKRQLNTILIEVSFPNSQPEHLLFGHLTPNLLIEELSKLKEKTGQKSLENLNIVVTHRKPTGDNPELIKKELLQSNPLKVNYIFPEQGKKINLP from the coding sequence ATGAAAAAAACAGCAGTTTCTTTATTAGCCCTTCTTCTGAATATTGTTTGTCAGGCACAGAATTTCGATGTGATTCCTTTAGGAATATATGGTGGGGAGCAGGAAGATAATTTATCAGCTTATCTGGTAGGTGCCCCGAAAGACAATGCATTTTTATGCCTTGATGCAGGTACCGTCAATGCAGGAATCCGAAAAGCCATTCAGTTGAAAAGCCTTGACGGAACTACTGAAACAGTTCTGAAGGATCAGATAAAAGGATATTTCGTTTCACACGGCCACCTGGACCACCTTTCAGGCCTTATTATCAACTCCCCTGCTGATTCTAAAAAGGATATTTTTGCTATAGCTCCTGTAATTCAGATTTTGCAGAATCATTATTTCATCACAGATACCTGGATCAATTTTGCCGATCAGGGTCAGAAACCAATCCTTGGAAAATACCATTACAATGAACTTCAGGAAGGAACTGAGATCCCAGCCCCTAAGACACCGTTCTTTATAACAGGCTATGAACTGAGCCATGTGAATCCTTACAAAAGCAGTGCTGCACTGGTAAGAAGAGACGATCACTATCTGCTTTATCTGGGAGACACCGGCGCTGACCGTATCGAAAAATCCGACCGTCTTGAAAATCTTTGGAAAACAATAGCCCCGCTTGTTAAAAAAAGACAGTTAAACACCATATTAATTGAAGTTTCTTTCCCTAACAGCCAACCGGAGCATCTGTTGTTCGGGCATCTCACTCCTAACCTGTTAATTGAGGAACTGAGCAAACTTAAAGAAAAGACCGGACAAAAGAGTCTTGAGAACCTCAACATTGTGGTGACGCATAGAAAACCAACAGGAGATAATCCAGAACTGATTAAAAAAGAATTATTGCAAAGCAATCCTTTAAAAGTAAATTATATTTTTCCTGAACAGGGTAAAAAGATCAATTTACCATAA
- a CDS encoding agmatine deiminase family protein, translating to MQKKKIMFPLLPLLVLSCSATELTEIPGTANPETVVYKMPEESAPHEGTWLQWPHQYQYGMTYRNRLDATWVAMAKELVQSEKVHIIAYDGTEKNRIIGLLNSAGVPLTNINFKLYQTDDFWVRDNGPIYVKDQNGQLFIQDWGFNGWGNKADYSKCNLIPSKIAADTNIPKINLNSVMINEGGSVEIDGNGVLMACKSSILNNNRNPGMTQQQAEAIFTKNLGVTKFIWLNGKAGLDITDMHIDGFARFANSSTIITMSPDDLAYWQVPDGDIDKLYDATAKNGSPYQFVKVPLTRNDVVTTYGKNVGRASYINYYIANNRVLVPNYNDPNDVVANNIIQQLYPGKQVVGIDCRNLFANGGMVHCVTQQQPQ from the coding sequence ATGCAAAAAAAGAAAATTATGTTCCCGTTATTACCTCTTCTTGTACTTTCTTGCTCAGCTACAGAGCTAACAGAAATTCCAGGTACTGCAAATCCGGAAACAGTGGTTTACAAAATGCCTGAAGAATCAGCTCCTCATGAAGGAACCTGGCTTCAATGGCCCCATCAGTATCAGTATGGAATGACTTATCGTAACCGATTAGATGCTACCTGGGTAGCGATGGCCAAAGAACTTGTACAAAGTGAAAAGGTTCACATCATTGCCTATGACGGGACAGAAAAAAATCGAATTATCGGACTATTAAACAGTGCCGGTGTCCCGCTTACCAATATTAATTTTAAGCTTTATCAAACCGATGACTTCTGGGTAAGAGACAATGGTCCTATCTATGTAAAAGACCAGAACGGCCAGTTATTCATTCAGGATTGGGGATTTAACGGCTGGGGAAACAAAGCCGATTACAGCAAATGCAACCTAATACCTTCTAAAATAGCAGCCGATACCAATATACCGAAAATCAATCTTAACTCTGTGATGATCAATGAAGGCGGAAGTGTGGAAATTGACGGAAACGGAGTATTAATGGCTTGTAAGAGTTCTATCCTGAATAACAACCGGAATCCGGGAATGACCCAACAGCAGGCAGAAGCTATATTTACTAAAAATTTAGGGGTAACTAAATTTATCTGGCTGAATGGAAAAGCTGGTCTTGATATTACAGATATGCACATTGATGGTTTTGCCCGGTTTGCCAATTCTTCCACCATTATCACAATGAGTCCTGATGATCTGGCCTACTGGCAGGTACCGGATGGAGATATTGATAAACTGTATGATGCTACTGCGAAAAACGGTTCTCCATATCAGTTTGTAAAGGTTCCTTTAACCAGAAATGATGTAGTTACCACGTACGGAAAGAATGTAGGGCGTGCTTCTTATATCAATTATTATATTGCGAATAACCGTGTATTGGTTCCTAATTATAACGACCCTAACGATGTGGTTGCCAACAATATTATCCAACAGCTTTATCCTGGCAAACAGGTGGTTGGTATAGACTGTCGGAATTTATTTGCCAATGGCGGAATGGTACATTGTGTAACACAGCAACAGCCTCAGTAA
- a CDS encoding AraC family transcriptional regulator, translating to MEDSLNCIYRVINFLEKNYDQPISVKELEEVSHYSYRNIQRIFKYSCGETIGGFQQRLKVENAYKRILYTKENLSCIAVEVGFANIASFSKAFKQHFGISPKAARQNKEELLCGHEILPITSDVLLEPEIVYLKPMQVYYQSTNTYYNNEEIEVLWEKFMENKFHDSGTEYFGVIADEPLIKTEISCRYDACSSMQSENKKLPSKIIFGGKYARFIHPGSYETIDETYTKIYSRWIFHSELEFSHTPIIEKYERYSEHAENEEEQLTYILLPLK from the coding sequence ATGGAAGACAGTCTGAATTGCATTTACAGGGTTATAAATTTCCTGGAAAAGAATTACGATCAGCCCATCTCTGTAAAGGAACTGGAAGAAGTCTCCCATTATTCTTACCGGAATATCCAGCGTATTTTTAAATACAGTTGCGGAGAAACCATTGGCGGTTTTCAGCAAAGATTAAAAGTTGAAAACGCCTATAAACGAATTCTATATACTAAGGAAAATCTTAGTTGCATTGCGGTTGAAGTTGGTTTTGCCAATATCGCTTCCTTTTCCAAAGCTTTTAAACAACATTTCGGAATTTCACCCAAAGCTGCAAGACAGAATAAGGAAGAGCTCCTTTGTGGACACGAGATCCTTCCCATTACATCAGATGTATTGCTGGAACCCGAAATTGTGTATCTTAAACCTATGCAGGTATATTATCAGAGTACTAATACTTACTACAATAATGAAGAAATTGAAGTGCTTTGGGAAAAGTTCATGGAAAATAAATTTCATGATTCCGGGACAGAATATTTTGGAGTCATTGCAGATGAACCTTTAATCAAGACTGAAATCAGCTGCCGTTATGATGCATGCTCCTCCATGCAATCTGAGAATAAAAAACTTCCTTCAAAAATTATATTTGGGGGTAAATATGCCCGTTTTATCCATCCGGGCAGCTACGAGACAATCGATGAGACCTACACCAAAATCTATTCCCGCTGGATCTTTCATTCGGAGCTTGAATTTTCGCACACTCCCATTATAGAAAAATACGAAAGATATTCCGAACATGCAGAAAATGAAGAAGAACAGCTAACCTATATTTTATTACCTTTGAAGTAA
- a CDS encoding sigma 54-interacting transcriptional regulator, which produces MKNDITFKELKDSGYTHKTINEEIQSNLIARIKAKEPVFEGLWGYEDTVVPQLKKAILAGHHINLLGLRGQAKTRIARSMVNLLDEYMPVVKGSEINDSPFHPISKYARDLIEELGDNTPISWVHRSHRFYEKLATPDVNVADLIGDIDPIKAATLKLPYSDERVLHYGMIPRANRSIFVLNELPDLQARIQVSLFNILQEGDIQIRGFQLRMPLDIQFVFTANPEDYTNRGSIVTPLKDRIGSQIFTHYPKTIALARQITEQEALISAEDKSQIQIPDLAKDLLEEVAFAARISEYVDAKSGVSARLTISAMENLVAAAKLRLIESGEERTTVRLLDFMSIIPSITGKIELVYEGEQEGADYVAKMLIDKAVMTQFESIFPRISKLEKEGIKTPYTDLIRWFNKNHLELNYNDTDEEFYAKLNKIEPLVTVVEENASELSAEDQNFCKELVLWALTISNKIDKSENQNAFTFDSPGIGQFLRN; this is translated from the coding sequence ATGAAAAACGATATTACATTCAAAGAATTAAAAGACTCCGGTTACACCCATAAAACAATTAATGAGGAGATCCAGTCCAACCTGATTGCCAGAATTAAGGCTAAAGAACCTGTATTTGAAGGTCTCTGGGGATATGAAGATACTGTTGTTCCCCAATTGAAAAAAGCTATTCTTGCAGGCCACCACATCAATTTGCTTGGACTGCGCGGACAGGCAAAAACAAGAATTGCAAGAAGTATGGTCAACCTCCTTGATGAATATATGCCTGTTGTAAAAGGATCAGAAATCAACGACAGCCCGTTTCATCCGATTTCAAAATATGCAAGAGATCTTATTGAGGAGCTTGGCGATAACACTCCGATTTCCTGGGTACACCGCTCTCACCGTTTCTATGAAAAACTGGCCACTCCGGATGTGAATGTTGCTGATTTAATCGGAGATATAGACCCTATAAAAGCAGCTACTTTAAAGCTTCCTTATTCCGACGAACGTGTTTTACATTACGGGATGATTCCGCGAGCCAACCGCTCTATCTTTGTTTTAAATGAGCTGCCGGATCTACAGGCAAGAATCCAGGTTTCCCTGTTTAATATTTTGCAGGAAGGAGATATTCAGATCCGTGGTTTCCAGCTGAGAATGCCTCTTGACATTCAGTTTGTATTTACAGCCAACCCGGAAGATTATACCAACAGAGGAAGTATTGTTACTCCGTTGAAAGACAGAATCGGGTCTCAGATTTTCACCCATTATCCAAAAACCATTGCTCTTGCCCGTCAGATTACGGAACAGGAGGCTTTGATTTCTGCTGAAGATAAATCGCAGATACAAATTCCTGACCTTGCGAAAGATCTTTTGGAGGAAGTTGCTTTTGCAGCCCGTATCAGTGAATATGTAGATGCAAAAAGCGGTGTAAGTGCCCGTCTGACAATCAGTGCGATGGAAAATTTAGTTGCAGCAGCAAAATTACGACTGATTGAATCCGGTGAAGAGAGAACTACTGTTCGTCTGCTTGATTTCATGTCGATTATCCCATCTATTACAGGAAAAATTGAACTCGTGTATGAAGGTGAACAGGAAGGTGCCGATTATGTAGCCAAAATGCTGATCGACAAAGCTGTGATGACACAGTTTGAAAGCATATTCCCACGTATTTCCAAACTGGAAAAAGAAGGAATCAAAACACCGTACACCGATCTGATCAGATGGTTTAATAAAAATCACCTGGAACTTAATTACAATGATACAGATGAAGAATTCTATGCTAAACTTAATAAAATAGAACCTTTGGTAACCGTTGTTGAAGAAAATGCTTCCGAACTGAGTGCTGAGGACCAAAACTTCTGCAAAGAACTTGTGTTGTGGGCATTAACCATCAGCAATAAAATTGATAAATCCGAAAACCAGAATGCCTTCACATTTGATTCTCCCGGAATCGGTCAGTTTTTACGCAATTAA
- a CDS encoding vWA domain-containing protein, which translates to MTDKNFNPQRGFIFSKHVPEELSHFDRVFDVFKDLLTHTSGDIEEAFEWLDMLDQEYDIFSDEYTLQDFEEDLKKRGYIKEEDPEEGNTGSGKGKNILTPKLEAALREYALDQIFGKLKKNGAGNHRTSKTGIGDERDGENRSYQYGDDLAAVNMTESLKNAQINNGIADLRLTEDDLIVEETKHKAQMSTVLMIDISHSMILYGEDRITPAKKVAMALVELIKRKYPKDSIDIIVFGNEAWPIKIKDLPYLKVGPYHTNTVAGLELAMDILRRKRNTNKQIFMITDGKPSCIQLPSGEFYMNSFGLDERIVNQCLNRAAQARKLKIPITTFMIAQDPYLRQFVEEFTAQNKGKAFLTGLSGLGQMIFEDYEKNRIRRI; encoded by the coding sequence ATGACAGACAAAAATTTTAATCCTCAGAGAGGCTTTATATTCAGCAAACATGTGCCGGAGGAATTATCGCATTTTGACCGGGTCTTTGATGTATTCAAAGATTTGCTTACCCATACTTCCGGTGACATTGAAGAAGCCTTCGAGTGGCTGGATATGCTTGATCAGGAATATGATATTTTCAGCGATGAATATACGCTTCAGGATTTTGAAGAAGATCTGAAAAAAAGAGGTTATATCAAAGAAGAAGATCCCGAAGAGGGAAATACAGGAAGCGGAAAAGGTAAAAATATATTAACACCAAAACTGGAGGCAGCCCTTCGGGAATATGCCCTGGATCAGATTTTCGGAAAACTGAAGAAAAACGGAGCCGGGAATCACCGCACCAGCAAAACAGGAATCGGAGATGAACGCGATGGTGAAAACCGTTCGTATCAGTATGGAGATGACCTGGCGGCAGTGAACATGACTGAAAGCTTAAAAAATGCCCAGATCAATAACGGTATCGCAGATCTGCGCCTTACTGAAGATGACCTCATCGTAGAGGAAACCAAACACAAGGCGCAGATGAGTACTGTACTGATGATCGACATCAGCCACTCCATGATTTTATACGGTGAAGACCGCATAACACCGGCCAAAAAAGTAGCCATGGCACTTGTGGAGCTTATTAAGCGTAAATATCCTAAAGATTCCATCGATATTATAGTATTTGGAAACGAAGCATGGCCTATTAAGATCAAAGACCTTCCCTATCTGAAAGTAGGTCCTTATCATACCAATACAGTAGCCGGTCTGGAGCTGGCCATGGATATTTTGCGCAGAAAAAGAAATACCAACAAACAGATTTTTATGATCACCGACGGTAAGCCGAGCTGTATTCAGCTGCCCAGCGGAGAATTTTATATGAACAGTTTTGGATTGGATGAAAGGATCGTGAACCAATGCCTTAACAGAGCGGCACAGGCGAGAAAACTCAAAATTCCTATTACCACCTTTATGATTGCGCAGGATCCTTACCTCCGACAGTTTGTAGAAGAATTTACCGCTCAGAACAAAGGAAAAGCTTTCCTGACAGGACTTTCAGGCTTAGGACAAATGATTTTTGAAGATTATGAGAAAAACAGAATAAGAAGAATATAA